The Nitrosomonas sp. PY1 genomic sequence GACAGGTGGAGCAGGTAATGATGAGTTCGATGTCAGTGGTGTTACACTTGCTGCAAATGTTTTCACAACTATCGCAGATTTTACCAGCGGTGATAGTATATTTTTCACAGCTGCCACAGGAACTCCTACCGAGATTAATTTAGCGTCCGCAACAAGTGAAGCTGATGCTTTAAACCTACTTGCGGCTGGTGGTGCTGGAAATTCCGTTACCTGGGGTGATTATGGTGGAAATACTTATGTCGTAAATAATGCCGGTGCGGGTGCTACATTTGATGCAGCGGCGGATCAACTTGTGAAGTTGACGGGAACAGTAGATCTATCGGCTGCAACAATCACAGCAAATGAGTTGGTTCTGGGTTAAAAGATGGTAAAAAGATAATTTTGCTGTAGTAATAATCAAATAAAAACTCACGCTTGTATTATACAAGCGTGAGTTTTTTCATTAAAAAATAAAAAGCCTTAAGAAGTTATTCTTAACATAGATTGCTGTATTTGATAAAGTGCGTGCCGTGGATTCTCAGCGAGCGTAATCGGCCGACCAACTACCAGATAATCAGAGCCATTTTGAATCGCTTGTTGCGGTGTTGTAATTCTTTCTTGATCGTCGGTTCTTGTATTATCCGGTAAACGAATTCCTGGCGTTACTAAGCAAAAATTTTTACCAAGTTCTTTACGCAGTGAAGGAGCTTCCTGTGCGGAGCAAACGACGCCATCCAATCCGCAGTCTTGCGTCAAATGAGCGAGCTTCAATACGAGTTGTTGCGGTGTATCGGAAAAACCAATTTCGTGCAAATCAAATTCGTTCATGCTAGTCAGTACAGTCACCGCAATTAACCGAGTGGAATGCGCTGGAACAGCTTCTCGTGCAGCAATTAGCATTTTTTTTCCGCCCGATGCGTGCACGTTGATCATCCAAACGCCGAGATTGCAAGCGACCTTACAGGCTTTCGCAACAGTGGCAGGAATATCGTGAAACTTTAAATCCAGGAAAATCTCGTATCCATCGCGAATCAATTTTTCGATGATCGAAGGGCCTGCTGCAGTAAATAATTCCTTGCCGACTTTTAACCGGCATAATTGCGGAGATAATTTCTTCGATAGGCTTAGGGCGCTTTCCGCATGATCGAAATCTAATGCGACGATAATACGAGGTTCGTTCACATCAAGAGCTTAATGATAAGATAAACAATAAGGAGCTATTTCTCTGAGCGGAAACGGCAGTACGTAAATATGATGGTGATAAAAATACCTAGTGCGAAAAAAGCTAACATGACAGCACTCAAGGGGAGTTCAATCGATTGGTTCAAGTAATATTGTAGTACCACAGGCTGAGAATTTTGCGAAGCAAAAACAGCCAATATTGCAAAAACAGAAATTCGTAGAAACCATATAATCATTTTCATCATAATGAGATTTATCCATTAATGTAGTTAATTGTACTCATGCTTTTATGACTTATTTTTATATGATTTTCAACGTAACCGTT encodes the following:
- the pyrF gene encoding orotidine-5'-phosphate decarboxylase, with amino-acid sequence MNEPRIIVALDFDHAESALSLSKKLSPQLCRLKVGKELFTAAGPSIIEKLIRDGYEIFLDLKFHDIPATVAKACKVACNLGVWMINVHASGGKKMLIAAREAVPAHSTRLIAVTVLTSMNEFDLHEIGFSDTPQQLVLKLAHLTQDCGLDGVVCSAQEAPSLRKELGKNFCLVTPGIRLPDNTRTDDQERITTPQQAIQNGSDYLVVGRPITLAENPRHALYQIQQSMLRITS
- a CDS encoding LapA family protein — its product is MMKMIIWFLRISVFAILAVFASQNSQPVVLQYYLNQSIELPLSAVMLAFFALGIFITIIFTYCRFRSEK